The Streptomyces armeniacus genomic interval CGCCGCGCTGGACGGCGCGTCGGCGCTGCGCATCTGGCGCAGCGTCATGGCGCCGATGCTGCGGCCGATCCTGGTCGTGGTGACGATCCAGTCGATCATCTGGGACTTCAAGGTCTTCACGCAGATCTATGTGATGACGGACGGCGGCGGCATCGCCGGCCAGAACCTCGTGCTGAACGTCTACGCGTACCAGGAGGCGTTCGCCTCCTCGCAGTACAGCCTCGGCTCGGCGATCGGCGTCGTGATGCTGCTGATCCTGCTGGGCGTGACGCTGGTCTATCTGCGGCTGCTGCGCCGGAGGGGTGAGGAACTGTGAGCGAGGCCGTACGCGCGCCCCGCAGGTGGCGCATACGCAGGCCGTGGCGGCTCGCGGCGGAGTCGGCGGCGGTGCTGATCGCGGTGGTCGTCGCGTTCCCGCTGTACTGGATGGTGCTGTCCGCGTTCAAGCCGGCCGGCGAGGTGCAGTCGGACGAGCCGCGGCCGTGGACGCTGGAGCCGTCGCTGGACTCGTTCCGCCGGGTCTTCGAACAGCAGGACTTCGGGCGGTACTTCCTCAACAGCCTGCTCGTGGCGAGCGCGGTCGTCGTGGCGTCGGCGCTCATCGCGTTCCTGGCGGCGACGGCGGTGACGCGGTTCCGGTTCAAGTTCCGTACGACGCTGCTGATCATGTTCCTGGCGGCGCAGATGGTGCCCATCGAGGCGCTGACGATCCCGATGTTCTTTCTCATGCGGGACTTCAACGCGCTCAACACCCTCTACTCGCTGATCCTGCCGCACATCGCCTTCTCACTGCCGTTCGCCATCTGGATGCTGCGCGGCTTCGTGAAGGCGGTGCCGGAGGCGCTGGAGGAACAGGCGTTCATCGACGGCGCGAGCCGCACCCGCTTCCTGTGGCAGATCCTCTTCCCGCTGGTCTTCCCGGGCCTGGTGGCGACGAGCGTGTTCTCGTTCATCTCCACCTGGAACGACTTCCTCTTCGCCAAGTCCTTCATCATCAGCGCCACCGAGAACTCCACCCTGCCGATGGCGCTGCTGGTCTTCTTCGACACCGAAACCCCCGACTGGGGCGGCGTGATGGCGGCCTCGACGGTGATGACAATCCCGGTGCTGATCTTCTTCGTCGCCGTCCAGCGGCATCTCGTCTCGGGCATCGGGGGAGCGATGAAGGACTGAGGGGCGGCGCCCTGCGCGCCCTCCGTACGACGCCCTCCGCACCTTCCGTATGACGACAGCCGTACGACGACACGAGCAGGAGTCCTGACATGCGGCACGACCTGATTCCGGCGCCCCGTTCCGTCACCACGGGCGGTGACGGCGAGTTCGTGTTCGGGCCCGGCACGCGGCTGGACGCCGGCCCCGGCACCGAGGACGTCGCGCGCTGGCTGCGCGGCGCGCTGGGCGCGCCCACCGGGCTGCCGCTGCCGCCATACGGAGCGGCCGGTGCGGCCGGAGCGGCCGGCGACGCCCCCGTACGGCTCCGCGTCGAGCCGGCCGTCACCGCCGCACTCGGCCCGGAGGGCTACCGCCTGGAGGCCGCACCGGACGGCCTCCTCATCGAAGGCGGCGGCGCCGCGGGCGTGTTCTGGGGCGCGCAGACGCTGCGGCAGCTGCTCGGCCCGGACGCGTACCGGCAGGCACGTACGGACCCGGCGCGCGTGTGGCGCGTGCCGGCGCAGCGGATCGAGGACGCGCCGCGGTTCCGCTGGCGCGGCTTCATGCTGGACGTGGCGCGGCACTTCCTGCCGAAGGACGCCGTGCTGCGCTGCGTCGACCAGCTCGCCGCGCACAAGCTCAACGTGCTGCACCTCCACCTCACCGACGACCAGGGCTGGCGCATCGAGATCGAGCGCTACCCGAGGCTCACCGAGGTCGGCGGCTGGCGCGCCCGTACGAAGAAGGGCCACCGCCACTCCGACCTCTGGGACGAGCGCCCGCACGGCGGTTACTACACGCGGGACGACATCCGGGAGATCGTCGCGTACGCCGCCGAGCGGCACATCACCGTCGTACCGGAGATCGACATCCCGGGGCACTCGCAGGCCGCCATCGCCGCGTATCCGGAGCTGGGCAACGCCGACGTCGTCGACACCTCCGCGCTCGGCGTCTGGGACGACTGGGGCGTCAACCCCAACGTCCTCGCGCCGACGGACCGGACACTCCGCTTCTATACGGGCGTACTGGAGGAGGTGCTGGAGCTGTTCCCGTCCACGTTCGTGCACATCGGCGGCGACGAGTGCCCCAAGACGCAGTGGCGGCAGTCCGCCGCCGCGCAGGAGCGGATGCGGCAGGAGGGGCTGGCGGACGAGGACGCGCTGCAGTCGTGGTTCATCCGGCGCTTCGACCGCTGGCTCGCGGCACGGGGGCGGCGCCTCATCGGCTGGGACGAGATCCTGGAGGGCGGCGCGCTCGGACCGGCGGCCCCGGCGGAGGCGGGTACGGACGGGGAAGCGCGTACGGACGCGGGTGCCCGTACGGACGCGGGTGCGGCCGACACCGCCCTGTCCGCCGGCGCCGCCGTCTCCTCGTGGCGCGGCTACGCCGGCGGAATCGCCGCCGCGACGGCGGGACATGACGTCGTGATGTGCCCCGAGCAGCAGGTCTACCTCGACCACCGGCAGGACGGCGGCCCCGACGAGCCGGTGCCCATCGGCTACGTCCGCACGCTCAGCGACGTCTACCACTTCGAGCCCGTACCGCCGCAGCTCGCCGGCACCCCGGCGGCCGGCCGCGTCATCGGCACACAGGCCAACATGTGGACCGAGGTGGCCGACACCCGGCAGCGCGTCGACTACCAAGTCTTCCCGCGGCTCGTCGCGTTCGCCGAGGTCGCCTGGTCCCCGCTGCCCGTACCGGAGGAACGCGACTTCGCGGGCTTCCAGGGCCGGATGCGGCGCGCGCACCTCGCCCGACTCGACGCGCTGGGCATCGACTACCGTCCGGGCGGCGGGCCGCGCCCCTGGCAGCGCCGCCCCGGTGTGCTCGGACGCCCGATCGAGGGGCAACCCCCGATCGTGTGAGCCGCCACCGTCGGGAGAGCGATTGCCGGCCGTGGCTGGGAGCCTGGGGTGCCCCGGACGGGAAACCGGTACAAGACTGCTCAAGAACGGCAATTGACGCCCAACGGTGACACCGCGCGATAACGGGTTCCGCCCGCTGTTCCACGGACGAACCGTCCCTTCACGGACCCTCGCGTCAACAGCCGGTCGAGATGTGCCAGAGTTGCCATGTCCGGGTTGCGAGCACGTACCGTACGGCGTGCAGCCGGGACAACCGGGGAAGGGGCAGCTGGATTGAGCACGCACGCACCGCATGCGCCACAGGCGGCGCAGTCCACTGCGCAGCCTGTCACGCCACCGGTCACACCGGCGGACAGACACCCGGCGGCGCAGCCGGTGACGCTGCCGGGGACACTCGACGAGGCCGTGGCGGCGCTGGCCGCCATGCCCGCCGCGGTGCCGGTCGCGGGCGGCACCGACCTGATGGCGAGTGTGAACTCCGGGCAGCTGCGCCCCGCCGCGCTCGTGGGCCTCGGACGCATCGGTGAGATCCGCGGCTGGGAGTACCTCGACGGGCACGCGCTGCTCGGCGCCGGCCTCACCCTCGCCCGTATGGGCCGCCCCGACTTCGCCGCGCTCATCCCCGCGCTCGCGGCGAGCGCGCGCGCCGCCGGACCCGCGCAGATCCGGAACGCGGGCACGCTCGGCGGCAACATCGTCAGCGCCGCCCCGACCGGCGACACCCTGCCCGTACTGGCCGCGCTCGAGGCCACCTTGATCATCGCCGGCCCCGGCGGCGCGCGGCGCGAGGTGCCCGCCAGCCACCTGCTCGCCGGGATGGAGCTGCTGCACGCCGGTGAAGTGGTCGGATACGTACGGGTGCCGCTGCTGCACGCCCCGCAGACCTTCCTGAAGGCGACCGGGCGAACGGGCCCGGGGCGCGCCCTCGCGTCGGCCGCCGTCGTACTGGACCCGGCCCGGCGCAACGTACGGTGCGCGATCGGCGCTGTGGCGCCCATGCCGCTGCGGCCGCTCGAAGCGGAACAGTGGGTGGCGTCCCTCATCGACTGGGACGGGCAGCGCGGGCTGGCGCCGGAGGCGCTGGCCGCGTTCGGCGACTACGTCGCGATGGCCTGCATCCCGGACCCGCCGCCGGCGGAGGAGGGCGGCGAACAGCCCCCGCCGCTGCCCCCCGCGGCTCTGCACCTGCGGCGTACGGTGGCGGCACTGGCCCGCCGGGGACTCGGGAGGGCACTCGCATGAGCAACGAGCCGCAGCCGCACGGCTCCCACGACCCCGACGGTGTGTACGGCGACCCCGACGGTGTCTACGCGGGGCACGAGCCGCCGCCGCACCCGGGCGGCGAGCAGTACGCGGGCGAACAGCACCCCGAGCAGTACACCGCGCAGTACGGCGGCCAGTACGCGGGCGAGCAGCCCTCCGAGCAGTACGCGCAGTACGGCGAGCAGCCGCCCGCGGGCGGGCAGCCGCAGTACGGCGCCGAGCAGGGGTACGCGGCCGGGCAGCCGCACGCGCAGCAGCAGCCGCACCCGCAGCAACTCCCCGCGGCCGCACCCCAGGGCTGGGGCGGCGGCTACGACGTGGAGGCCACCGGGTTCGTACAGATGCCCGCCGGAGGCTGGCCGCCCGTACGGCGGCAGGGCCCGGCCGAGCCCGCCGGACAGGCGGGGGAGCAGGGGCCGTACGACACGGGTGCGTTCCACGGCGAGAGCCCGCTGGCCGCGCCCGGCACCGGACAGGGCGGCTACACACCGCCGCCCATGGAACCCGGCCCGGGCACGCCGATGACACCCGCCGCGACCACCGACCCGTCGGCGACGGGGCAGTGGACGATGCCGTTCGCCGCGCAGGAGGACGCGGGGCAGGGCGCGGCGGATGCCGCGGGCGCGGGCGTGGGCGCGGCGCAGGACGAGGGCGGCGCGCCGGGATCGGCCGGCGCCATGGGCCAGGGCGCCGCGGCGGCGCTCGCGGGCTCGCACGAAGCACGTACGCAGCGGCGGCCGCTCGGCACGGGAGGCGCGGCCTCGGGTGGTGCCTCGGCAGGTGACACCGCGAACGGCCCGCAGGACGGCGCCGGAACGGGCCCGGGGACGGGTCCCGGCGCGGGACCCGGCACCGGACGTGCCGCCGTACCGGGCGGTCCTGGCGCGCAGAGCGCCGCCGCGTGGTCGCCTGCGGGACCGGACGGCGCGGCCGCCCAGGACGCGCATCTCGCCGACGGACTGGCCCGCCGCCAGGTGCCGTTCGCCGGCGCGGGTCCCACGGGAGCCGTGCCCGGTACGGGAGCCGGTCCGGGCGTGCCCGGTTCCGGTACGGCGCCGGGTGACGTGCGCTGGCCGGACCCGGGCACCGGGGCGGGCGGCGTACCCGGCGGCGCGCCGGGCGAACTGCCCGCCGAGGCCCACGGTCCGGACGCCGGAACGGCCGCCCGTCCCGGCGAACTGCCGGGCGAGCAGCCCGGCCGGGCACCCGTACAGGACCAGACGCCGCCCGACGGCGTACCCTCCGGCGACCCCGGCCACCGGCTGGGGCTGCGGCTGGCCGGACAGTCCACCCCGGCGCACGGCACACCCGTACAGGACGCACCCGCGCACGGCACACCCGTACAGGGCACTCCCGCGCAGGGCGCCCCGCAGCCCGGTGCGGGCGGCGGGCCGCTGCCGGAAGCGAACCCGTCCGGCTATGCCGACCCCGTGGACGGCGGCTGGGGCGAGGCCCCCGGCTCCGCCCCCCGCTGGGACAGCGGCTACGGCGACCACACCCGCGCGGACGATTCGGGCGAATACCACATCCCTGTCCCGCCCTTGGGTACGACGGATGCCGGTACGGAGGGCGCGGCCCCCGATGCCGTACGCGACGGGCACGACGCCGCCGACGCCCACGCGGAGAGCGGCCCGGACGCACAGGACGCGGCCGGCGTACGGGAGTCAGGGCCGGAGGCGGGCCCGGAGCCCGCGCCGGAGCCGTCCGGACCGGCCGACTCCCCGGACGTACCGGGCACTTCGGACGCCTCCGGCGCCTCGGGCGACCCGGAGGGTCACGACGGCCACGACGGCCGAGAAGTCACAGACCCGGCAGACCCGGCAGACCCGGCAGAAGCAGCCGGGGCGCAGGACGAGGCGGACGCCGACGCCCCGGACCCCGCCGCCCAGGAGCCGGTCCCCACCGTCAGCCAGCACCCGCACACCTCCTACGTCCTGCACGTCAACGGCGCCGACCGCCCCGTCACCGGCGCCTGGATCGGCGAGTCCCTCCTCTACGTCCTGCGGGAGCGGCTCGGCCTCGCCGGCGCCAAGGACGGCTGCTCGCAGGGCGAGTGCGGCGCCTGCTCCGTACAGGTCGACGGCCGCCTCGTGGCCTCCTGCCTGGTGCCTGCGGCGACCGCGGCGGGCAGCGAGGTCCGTACGGTCGAAGGGCTGGCCGCCAACGGCATGCCCTCCGACGTACAGCGCGCGCTCACCGAGTGCGGAGCGGTGCAGTGCGGCTTCTGCGTACCCGGGCTCGCGATGGCCGTCCACGACCTGCTCGAGGGGAACCACTCGCCGACCGACCTGGAGACGCGGCAGGCGATCAGCGGCAACCTGTGCCGCTGCTCCGGCTACCGCGGCGTGCTCGACGCGGTCCACACCGTCGCGGAGGAGCGCGCGGCACGGGCGGCGGCGGAGGAGGAGCCCGAGCGGCCCTCGCCCAACGGCCGCCCCGCGGACGCCGGTTCGGACGCGGGCGCTGGCGGCGGCGCTCAGGGCGGCGGCCCGGCCGGCGCGGACGCCGACGCCGCGCGCATCCCGCACCAGGCGCCCCCCGGCGGTGGCGGCGTACACCCCGGCGCGCACCCGCATCCGCACCACCCCGGAGGCGGCGCGTGAACCGCCCGTACGCCCCCACCGTCTCCGGCCCGGGAACTCGCGGCCCCGGGCCGTACGTACACCACTACGGGCACACGGACTCCGGGCATCCCGGCAGCACCCCGGGGCCCCTCCCCGGCAGACGACGCGGAAAGGCAGCGCCATGACCGGTACGGCCGACGGCCCCGGCGCCGTCACAGCAACCCCGGCCCACGGCACCCCGCTCGGCTCGGGCGCCGGGCCCGCCGCGCCGTCCGACGCGCACGGCCTCGGCGCGTCGCTCACGCCCGTCGACGCGGCGGCCAAGGCCGAGGGCGCCTTCGCGTACGCGGCGGACCTGTGGGCGGAGGGCCTGCTGTGGGCGGCGATCCTGCGTTCGCCGCACCCGCACGCCCGTATCGTCTCGATCGACACGGCGCAGGCGGCGGCGATGCCGGGCGTACGCGCCGTCGTCACGCACGAGGACGTGCCCGGTGACGCCGCGCACGGCCGGCGGGTCGCGGACCGGCCCGCGTTCGCCCGCGAACTCGTGCGGTATCACGGCGAGCCCATCGCCGCCGTGGCCGCCGACCACCCCGACACGGCGCGGCTCGCGGCGGCGGCGATCGCCGTCGAGTACGAGCCGCTGGAGCCGCTGACCGACCCCGAGGAGTCGTTCACGGCGGAGCCGCTGCACCCCGACGGCAACCTGATCCGGCACATCCCGCTCCGGTACGGCGACCCGGAGGTCACCGGCGAGGTCGTCGTCGAGGGCCTGTACCGCATCGGCCGCCAGGACCCCGCGCCCATCGGCGCCGAGGCGGCCCTGGCCGTGCCGTGCCCGGACGGCGGCGTCGAGATCTACACCGCCTCCACCGACCCCCACACCGACCGCGACCTCGCCGCCGCCTGCTTCGGACTCCCCCCGGAACAGGTCAAGTTGGTCGTCACCGGCGTCCCCGGCGCGCTCGGCGACCGCGAGGACACCGGCATGCAGGTGCCGCTCGGGCTGCTCGCGATGCGCACCGGCTGCCCCGTGAAGATCGCGGCGACCCGCGAGGAGTCGTTCCTCGCGCACGCCCACCGGCACCCCACCCTCCTGCGGTACCGGCACCACGCCGACCGCTCCGGCAAGCTCCTCAAGGTCGAGGCGCAGATCCTGCTCGACGCGGGCGCATACGCCGACACTTCCTCCGACGCGCTCGCCGCCGCGGTCTCCTTCGCCGCCGGCCCGTACGTCGTGCCGCACGCGGTCATCGACGGCTGGGCCGTCCGTACCAACAACCCGCCCTCCGGCCACGTACGCGGCGAAGGCGCGATGCAGGTGTGCACCGCGTACGAGGGCCAGATGGACAAGCTCGCCGCCGAGCTCGGCCTCGACCCCGCCGACATCCGCATGCGCAACGTCCTGGCCACCGGCGACCTGCTGCCCACCGGCCAGACCGTGACCTGCCCGGCGCCCGTCGCCGAGCTCCTCCACGCCGTACGCGAAGCCCCCCTCCCGCCGCTGCCCAAGGACAGCCCCGAAACCGACTGGCTGCTCCCCGGCGGCCCCGAGGGCGCGGGCGAACCCGGCGCGGTCCGGCGCGGCGTCGGCTACGCCCTCGGCATGGTCCACATGCTCGGCACGGAGGGCGCCGACGAGGTGTCCACCGCCACCGTCAAGGTCAACGGGCCCGTCGCCACGGTCCTCTGCGCCGCCGTCGAGACCGGCCAGGGCTTCTCGACCCTCGCCCGCCAGATCGTCCAGGAGACGCTGGGTATCGAGGAGGTCCACGTCGCCTCCGTCGACACCGACCAGCCCCCCGCGGGCGCGGGCGCCCGCGGCCGGCACACCTGGGTGTCGGGCGGCGCGGTCGAACGCGCGGCGAAGATGGTCCGTACGCAGCTGCTGCAGCCGCTGGCGGCGAAGTTCGGCATGTCCACGGAGCTGCTGACGATCGCGGACGGCAAGATCACGTCGTACGACGGTGTGCTCTCCACGACCGTCGCCGAGACCCTGGAGGGCAAGGAACTCTGGGCCACCGCCCAGTGCCGCCCCCACCCCACCGAACCGCTGGACGAGACCGGCCAGGGCGACGCGTTCGTCGGGCTGGCCTTCGCCGCCGTACGCGCGGTGGTGGACGTCGACATCGAACTCGGCTCGATCCGCGTGGTGGAGATGTCCATCGCCCAGGACGTCGGCCGCGTACTCAACCCGCGCCAGCTCCGCACCCGTATCGAAGCGGGCGTCACCCAGG includes:
- a CDS encoding carbohydrate ABC transporter permease, with translation MSEAVRAPRRWRIRRPWRLAAESAAVLIAVVVAFPLYWMVLSAFKPAGEVQSDEPRPWTLEPSLDSFRRVFEQQDFGRYFLNSLLVASAVVVASALIAFLAATAVTRFRFKFRTTLLIMFLAAQMVPIEALTIPMFFLMRDFNALNTLYSLILPHIAFSLPFAIWMLRGFVKAVPEALEEQAFIDGASRTRFLWQILFPLVFPGLVATSVFSFISTWNDFLFAKSFIISATENSTLPMALLVFFDTETPDWGGVMAASTVMTIPVLIFFVAVQRHLVSGIGGAMKD
- a CDS encoding beta-N-acetylhexosaminidase — its product is MRHDLIPAPRSVTTGGDGEFVFGPGTRLDAGPGTEDVARWLRGALGAPTGLPLPPYGAAGAAGAAGDAPVRLRVEPAVTAALGPEGYRLEAAPDGLLIEGGGAAGVFWGAQTLRQLLGPDAYRQARTDPARVWRVPAQRIEDAPRFRWRGFMLDVARHFLPKDAVLRCVDQLAAHKLNVLHLHLTDDQGWRIEIERYPRLTEVGGWRARTKKGHRHSDLWDERPHGGYYTRDDIREIVAYAAERHITVVPEIDIPGHSQAAIAAYPELGNADVVDTSALGVWDDWGVNPNVLAPTDRTLRFYTGVLEEVLELFPSTFVHIGGDECPKTQWRQSAAAQERMRQEGLADEDALQSWFIRRFDRWLAARGRRLIGWDEILEGGALGPAAPAEAGTDGEARTDAGARTDAGAADTALSAGAAVSSWRGYAGGIAAATAGHDVVMCPEQQVYLDHRQDGGPDEPVPIGYVRTLSDVYHFEPVPPQLAGTPAAGRVIGTQANMWTEVADTRQRVDYQVFPRLVAFAEVAWSPLPVPEERDFAGFQGRMRRAHLARLDALGIDYRPGGGPRPWQRRPGVLGRPIEGQPPIV
- a CDS encoding FAD binding domain-containing protein, producing MSGLRARTVRRAAGTTGEGAAGLSTHAPHAPQAAQSTAQPVTPPVTPADRHPAAQPVTLPGTLDEAVAALAAMPAAVPVAGGTDLMASVNSGQLRPAALVGLGRIGEIRGWEYLDGHALLGAGLTLARMGRPDFAALIPALAASARAAGPAQIRNAGTLGGNIVSAAPTGDTLPVLAALEATLIIAGPGGARREVPASHLLAGMELLHAGEVVGYVRVPLLHAPQTFLKATGRTGPGRALASAAVVLDPARRNVRCAIGAVAPMPLRPLEAEQWVASLIDWDGQRGLAPEALAAFGDYVAMACIPDPPPAEEGGEQPPPLPPAALHLRRTVAALARRGLGRALA
- a CDS encoding 2Fe-2S iron-sulfur cluster-binding protein; its protein translation is MSNEPQPHGSHDPDGVYGDPDGVYAGHEPPPHPGGEQYAGEQHPEQYTAQYGGQYAGEQPSEQYAQYGEQPPAGGQPQYGAEQGYAAGQPHAQQQPHPQQLPAAAPQGWGGGYDVEATGFVQMPAGGWPPVRRQGPAEPAGQAGEQGPYDTGAFHGESPLAAPGTGQGGYTPPPMEPGPGTPMTPAATTDPSATGQWTMPFAAQEDAGQGAADAAGAGVGAAQDEGGAPGSAGAMGQGAAAALAGSHEARTQRRPLGTGGAASGGASAGDTANGPQDGAGTGPGTGPGAGPGTGRAAVPGGPGAQSAAAWSPAGPDGAAAQDAHLADGLARRQVPFAGAGPTGAVPGTGAGPGVPGSGTAPGDVRWPDPGTGAGGVPGGAPGELPAEAHGPDAGTAARPGELPGEQPGRAPVQDQTPPDGVPSGDPGHRLGLRLAGQSTPAHGTPVQDAPAHGTPVQGTPAQGAPQPGAGGGPLPEANPSGYADPVDGGWGEAPGSAPRWDSGYGDHTRADDSGEYHIPVPPLGTTDAGTEGAAPDAVRDGHDAADAHAESGPDAQDAAGVRESGPEAGPEPAPEPSGPADSPDVPGTSDASGASGDPEGHDGHDGREVTDPADPADPAEAAGAQDEADADAPDPAAQEPVPTVSQHPHTSYVLHVNGADRPVTGAWIGESLLYVLRERLGLAGAKDGCSQGECGACSVQVDGRLVASCLVPAATAAGSEVRTVEGLAANGMPSDVQRALTECGAVQCGFCVPGLAMAVHDLLEGNHSPTDLETRQAISGNLCRCSGYRGVLDAVHTVAEERAARAAAEEEPERPSPNGRPADAGSDAGAGGGAQGGGPAGADADAARIPHQAPPGGGGVHPGAHPHPHHPGGGA
- a CDS encoding xanthine dehydrogenase family protein molybdopterin-binding subunit is translated as MTGTADGPGAVTATPAHGTPLGSGAGPAAPSDAHGLGASLTPVDAAAKAEGAFAYAADLWAEGLLWAAILRSPHPHARIVSIDTAQAAAMPGVRAVVTHEDVPGDAAHGRRVADRPAFARELVRYHGEPIAAVAADHPDTARLAAAAIAVEYEPLEPLTDPEESFTAEPLHPDGNLIRHIPLRYGDPEVTGEVVVEGLYRIGRQDPAPIGAEAALAVPCPDGGVEIYTASTDPHTDRDLAAACFGLPPEQVKLVVTGVPGALGDREDTGMQVPLGLLAMRTGCPVKIAATREESFLAHAHRHPTLLRYRHHADRSGKLLKVEAQILLDAGAYADTSSDALAAAVSFAAGPYVVPHAVIDGWAVRTNNPPSGHVRGEGAMQVCTAYEGQMDKLAAELGLDPADIRMRNVLATGDLLPTGQTVTCPAPVAELLHAVREAPLPPLPKDSPETDWLLPGGPEGAGEPGAVRRGVGYALGMVHMLGTEGADEVSTATVKVNGPVATVLCAAVETGQGFSTLARQIVQETLGIEEVHVASVDTDQPPAGAGARGRHTWVSGGAVERAAKMVRTQLLQPLAAKFGMSTELLTIADGKITSYDGVLSTTVAETLEGKELWATAQCRPHPTEPLDETGQGDAFVGLAFAAVRAVVDVDIELGSIRVVEMSIAQDVGRVLNPRQLRTRIEAGVTQGVGAALSEHLRVAKGVVRRPDLTGYALPTSLDAPDIRIVKLIEERDVVAPFGAKAASAVPVVVSPAAVACAVRSATGRPVVRLPIRPQAAVGTPQQ